The following are from one region of the Phormidium sp. PBR-2020 genome:
- a CDS encoding efflux RND transporter periplasmic adaptor subunit, with protein sequence MKRPKPWLMGILIGSLWLTMGCSPNEGETAQAQSSRRGGSREEGDRTVTVDVAIAEAQTRGRELNYSGSTQPLRRVSLRARSDGQLLTLNADVGDPVFQGQVIARVEDTLLLSELAGVEADVSVRQSEVEEARNQRIEAEFRVEELRAELEQAVVDSRRLKNLAGEGAVPRREAELAQTRVRTLEQQLRSAQEQVRIRDRAITSAQQRVGAQEAIVDGVRQRLSYTDVPSPLNAVVLERLLEPGDIVQSGDVILELGDFSQVEIRIEIPDRDRSQISLGQAVDVVLDAFPNQEFVGRVSRIFPNADPVARLIPVQITLQNPQVPDGQLGGGLLARVTLNTSSQQVVTIPERALDVSAQGNDTIFVVEGNESETTVSARRVELGEREDDEVEILEGLAPGEQFIVRSDRPLQDGQTVRRSFLSNNRSD encoded by the coding sequence ATGAAACGACCAAAACCTTGGCTAATGGGAATTCTTATCGGTAGCCTTTGGTTAACCATGGGATGCAGTCCCAATGAGGGAGAGACCGCCCAGGCGCAATCCTCCCGACGAGGTGGCTCGCGAGAGGAGGGCGATCGCACCGTCACCGTTGACGTGGCTATTGCCGAAGCCCAAACTCGGGGCCGGGAACTCAACTATAGTGGCAGCACCCAACCCCTGCGCCGGGTTTCCCTGCGGGCCCGCAGCGATGGTCAACTCCTAACCCTCAATGCCGACGTGGGAGATCCCGTCTTTCAGGGACAAGTCATCGCTCGGGTTGAAGATACCCTACTGCTGTCGGAACTAGCGGGAGTCGAAGCCGACGTGAGTGTGCGCCAATCAGAAGTCGAGGAAGCCCGTAACCAGCGCATTGAAGCCGAATTTCGGGTTGAGGAACTGCGAGCCGAACTCGAGCAGGCCGTTGTGGACTCCCGTCGTCTCAAAAACCTAGCCGGAGAAGGAGCCGTTCCCCGTCGTGAAGCCGAACTCGCCCAAACCCGTGTCCGCACCCTTGAACAACAACTGCGATCGGCCCAAGAACAAGTCCGTATCCGCGATCGCGCCATCACCTCCGCCCAACAACGGGTAGGGGCCCAAGAAGCCATCGTCGATGGAGTCCGCCAACGACTCTCTTATACGGATGTTCCCTCTCCCCTCAATGCCGTCGTTTTAGAACGACTCCTAGAACCCGGAGATATCGTACAAAGCGGAGATGTAATTTTAGAACTCGGGGACTTTAGCCAAGTCGAAATCAGAATCGAGATTCCCGATCGCGATCGCAGTCAAATCTCCCTCGGCCAAGCCGTTGACGTTGTCCTCGATGCCTTTCCCAATCAAGAGTTTGTCGGACGAGTCTCGCGCATCTTTCCCAACGCCGATCCTGTCGCCCGACTCATTCCCGTCCAAATTACCCTACAGAACCCCCAAGTCCCAGACGGACAACTCGGAGGCGGTTTACTGGCCCGAGTTACCCTAAACACCTCCTCACAACAAGTGGTGACCATTCCCGAACGGGCCCTAGACGTGTCCGCCCAAGGCAATGACACGATATTTGTAGTGGAAGGGAACGAGAGCGAAACCACCGTCAGCGCCCGTCGTGTAGAACTCGGAGAACGAGAAGATGACGAAGTAGAAATTCTCGAAGGACTGGCCCCCGGCGAACAATTCATCGTCCGCAGCGATCGCCCTCTCCAAGACGGCCAAACCGTCCGCCGCAGTTTCCTCTCCAACAATCGCAGCGACTAG
- a CDS encoding pentapeptide repeat-containing protein, with protein sequence MYNAKFARNLSFPWAIAPAMALIWNFATVTPVVAQNGQDLQRLLSTQDCPDCDLRNAGLVHARLAGANLRGANLVRANLSQSDLMGVDFSGANLTGVSLVGANLTGANLTGANLTGADLRGAFLTGAQLDGATLTNANLRGAYDVPSTVVTAAELLRWGNDEAQQGNYQGAVSFYTDAIAVDNEFPLAYLGRAAAYNRMGETERAVADAERAAEIYFVAGNQEGYETAKFFASAIVAEEEAFQEARERQRRGDIGGNILNVITGIGSLLLQGVLPF encoded by the coding sequence ATGTACAACGCAAAATTTGCCCGAAATCTCTCGTTTCCTTGGGCGATCGCCCCGGCGATGGCGCTAATCTGGAATTTCGCCACAGTAACCCCAGTCGTTGCCCAAAACGGACAGGATTTGCAACGGCTCCTATCCACTCAAGACTGTCCTGACTGTGATCTACGCAATGCGGGCTTGGTTCACGCCCGTTTGGCGGGAGCGAATCTACGAGGGGCGAATTTGGTACGGGCCAATCTCAGTCAAAGTGATTTAATGGGGGTGGATTTCTCGGGGGCTAACCTGACGGGGGTTTCCTTAGTAGGGGCCAATCTCACCGGGGCCAATCTTACCGGGGCCAACCTCACGGGGGCTGATTTGCGAGGCGCTTTTCTCACGGGGGCCCAACTTGATGGGGCGACGCTGACCAATGCTAACTTGCGCGGAGCCTATGATGTCCCGAGTACGGTGGTGACGGCAGCTGAGTTACTCCGTTGGGGCAATGATGAGGCTCAACAGGGCAACTATCAAGGGGCCGTCAGTTTCTATACGGATGCGATTGCCGTCGATAATGAGTTTCCCTTAGCCTATCTCGGGCGGGCGGCAGCCTATAACCGGATGGGGGAGACTGAACGAGCCGTGGCAGATGCGGAACGGGCAGCAGAAATTTATTTTGTAGCCGGAAATCAGGAAGGTTACGAAACGGCGAAGTTTTTTGCCTCGGCAATTGTGGCTGAGGAAGAGGCTTTTCAAGAAGCCCGAGAACGACAACGACGAGGGGATATTGGGGGTAATATCCTTAATGTGATCACGGGAATTGGCAGTCTTTTGTTGCAGGGAGTTTTGCCATTTTAA
- a CDS encoding glycerophosphodiester phosphodiesterase, which translates to MISAKLEQIAHRGFSAIAPENTRVAFAKARLAGADSLEFDLRLTQDGVPVVIHDETLDRTTGEPGRVCEVSWQQLQTLDAGSWFHETFEGERIPSLEQALEEVAQFPQFAYLDIKSHPGWTSDRLDRVLEIIQSHQLGDRCFLCSFDTHLLAAFREKSPQSRLGYHTLTAQDILQRLPEAAKVGGVLLSLYKPLLEDPGLIEQARSQSVDLVVWTVDDPSLSQQLQQLGIQRIISNRIVTP; encoded by the coding sequence ATGATTTCCGCCAAGCTCGAACAAATTGCCCATCGGGGCTTCAGTGCGATCGCCCCAGAAAACACCCGAGTTGCCTTTGCCAAAGCACGACTGGCGGGGGCCGATTCCTTGGAATTTGACCTAAGACTGACCCAGGATGGGGTTCCCGTCGTCATTCACGACGAAACCCTCGATCGCACCACTGGAGAGCCAGGGCGCGTCTGTGAGGTGTCCTGGCAGCAACTGCAAACTCTCGACGCGGGAAGCTGGTTTCACGAGACATTTGAGGGGGAACGCATCCCCAGTTTAGAGCAAGCCTTGGAGGAGGTGGCTCAATTTCCTCAATTTGCCTATCTTGATATTAAGTCACATCCGGGTTGGACGAGCGATCGCCTCGATCGCGTCCTAGAGATTATCCAATCGCACCAGTTGGGCGATCGTTGTTTTCTCTGTTCCTTTGATACCCACCTCCTCGCCGCCTTTCGGGAAAAATCCCCCCAAAGCCGCCTGGGATATCACACCCTCACCGCCCAAGATATTCTGCAACGTCTCCCGGAGGCGGCCAAGGTGGGCGGGGTCTTATTGAGCTTATATAAACCCCTGCTGGAAGACCCTGGGTTAATCGAACAGGCGCGATCGCAATCCGTGGACTTAGTGGTTTGGACGGTGGACGACCCCAGCCTCTCCCAGCAACTGCAACAACTCGGGATTCAGCGTATCATCAGTAACCGCATTGTTACCCCTTAA